One region of Chryseobacterium sp. SORGH_AS_0447 genomic DNA includes:
- a CDS encoding nucleotidyltransferase family protein: protein MKALIFAAGKGTRLKPFTDHHPKALAKVNDIPLLERNIRYLKNFGITDFVINIHHFGNQIVDFLKQNDNFGCKIEISDESGELLETGGGLIFARKFLDHGEDFLIMNADILTDINITDFVEYHKKIKDFATLAVSDRESSRKLLFNDDLVLRGWLNVQTGEQRLAEFNKGFKPLAFSGVHCINPLIFEKIKRTGKFSVMEEYLDLMHTEHIHGFVHNSILIDVGRPESVTEAEKYFK, encoded by the coding sequence ATGAAGGCCCTTATTTTTGCAGCAGGAAAAGGAACCCGACTGAAACCCTTTACCGATCATCATCCGAAAGCACTGGCTAAGGTAAACGATATTCCTCTTCTGGAAAGAAATATCCGATATTTAAAAAATTTCGGTATAACCGATTTTGTCATTAATATTCATCATTTTGGAAATCAGATTGTTGATTTTTTAAAGCAAAACGATAACTTCGGGTGTAAAATAGAAATCTCAGACGAATCCGGGGAACTGCTGGAAACGGGAGGCGGCTTGATTTTTGCTAGAAAATTCCTCGATCATGGCGAAGATTTCCTGATCATGAATGCGGATATTCTTACCGACATCAACATTACTGATTTTGTAGAATACCACAAAAAGATAAAAGATTTTGCTACATTAGCCGTTTCGGATAGAGAGAGTTCCAGGAAGTTACTTTTCAATGATGATTTGGTGCTGAGAGGCTGGCTGAATGTACAGACCGGTGAGCAGAGGCTTGCGGAATTCAACAAAGGCTTTAAGCCATTGGCCTTCAGCGGAGTGCACTGTATAAATCCTCTTATCTTTGAAAAAATAAAAAGAACAGGCAAATTTTCTGTGATGGAAGAGTATCTGGATCTGATGCACACGGAGCATATTCATGGTTTTGTGCATAACAGCATCCTGATCGACGTCGGAAGACCGGAATCCGTTACAGAGGCCGAAAAATATTTTAAATAA
- a CDS encoding TIGR00730 family Rossman fold protein — MGMEGTRDESLINPEFETDDTRLHNSLRQKTWDETVTKDSWMVFKVMAEFVDGYEKLAKIGPCVSIFGSARLQPESKYYEMAVEIAEKITKIGFGIITGGGPGIMEAGNKGAFNAKGKSIGLNIDLPFEQHFNPYINKSYSMNFDYFFVRKVMFVKYSQGFVVMPGGFGTLDELTEALTLIQTNKIGKFPIVLVGSEFWSGLLDWFKATLLKEKMIHEEDLDLYRVVDTADEAVAHIKAFYDKYSVNVNF; from the coding sequence ATGGGAATGGAAGGAACACGGGATGAAAGCTTGATCAATCCTGAATTTGAAACAGACGATACCAGGCTGCACAACAGTTTACGGCAGAAGACATGGGATGAAACCGTAACAAAGGACAGCTGGATGGTTTTCAAGGTGATGGCTGAATTTGTGGACGGCTATGAGAAGCTGGCTAAAATAGGACCTTGCGTTTCCATATTCGGGTCTGCGAGGCTACAGCCGGAAAGCAAATATTACGAAATGGCTGTTGAAATTGCAGAAAAAATTACCAAAATCGGTTTCGGGATCATTACCGGAGGCGGTCCGGGAATTATGGAAGCCGGAAATAAAGGTGCTTTTAATGCTAAGGGAAAATCCATCGGACTCAATATCGATTTGCCCTTTGAGCAGCATTTCAATCCTTACATCAATAAATCATATTCCATGAATTTCGATTATTTCTTTGTGAGAAAAGTGATGTTCGTGAAATACTCGCAGGGGTTTGTGGTAATGCCCGGAGGATTTGGCACACTGGATGAACTTACGGAGGCCTTAACATTGATCCAGACCAATAAAATCGGGAAATTCCCTATCGTGCTGGTCGGTTCGGAATTCTGGAGCGGGCTGCTGGACTGGTTTAAAGCGACACTGTTGAAAGAAAAGATGATTCACGAGGAAGATCTCGACCTATACCGTGTGGTAGATACGGCGGATGAAGCAGTAGCACACATCAAAGCCTTTTACGATAAATATTCTGTGAATGTCAATTTCTAA
- a CDS encoding DUF6702 family protein yields MSFTYVDFFSSMTKVDYIDGSKTLKFTTKMNTNHISDAIKINPNTAGFEAEVKKYVNNNFDVYVNGVPKTITFTGSQVSGETVWVYFETGGVSDINTLRIKNTILLSTFPKQINLVNIAYKGSQKTMNFQRGKEVNEVSF; encoded by the coding sequence ATGAGTTTCACGTATGTAGACTTTTTCTCTTCAATGACCAAGGTGGATTATATAGATGGAAGCAAAACATTGAAGTTCACTACAAAAATGAATACAAATCATATTTCTGATGCCATAAAAATCAACCCTAACACGGCAGGATTTGAAGCAGAAGTTAAAAAGTATGTAAATAACAATTTTGATGTGTACGTCAACGGAGTTCCCAAAACAATTACTTTCACGGGAAGTCAGGTAAGCGGAGAAACAGTATGGGTATATTTTGAAACGGGAGGCGTTTCGGACATCAATACCTTAAGAATAAAAAATACCATTCTTCTAAGCACTTTTCCCAAGCAGATTAACCTCGTTAATATAGCTTATAAAGGAAGCCAGAAAACAATGAACTTCCAACGCGGAAAAGAGGTAAACGAAGTATCTTTTTAA
- a CDS encoding DUF5689 domain-containing protein translates to MTIKKYLSLVTGVAVAAISITSCVQKDEWETPPIKCENKFAAPTMTLAAFKAQAPSTGYVLISNDQIFDGYVVSSDENGNFYKTISFQDKPENPTAGLQIEVDRSSNYADFPVGAHIRINAKGLRLGLDRGTVKIGSVDPTYSIGRIPASLLSRYVSGVCNGNGLEVATLKPLELPNLAAAKNDQYINTLVKVSNAQFAIGDIYPNPKTFIDYVAGAGVDTDRTLEDASGNTVTLRNSGFFAEGSSLLPTGNGDITFVVSRYNSNWQMLIRNTKDINFKGARVDATPPKGGTAITYSGSFLENFESYPTTPSNLEVFPKYVNDALLGNRYWQLKTFNSNKYIQLGANSGTGPYVTYFAVPVDFTAANTLKFDVNVGFWNGNALKVYYTTNYTPLGDITQATKNDITSAFTNIPQTPVSGYGTLTPAGMYSFPTSLTGNGFILFEYTGNGSGVTTTVQLDNIQVQ, encoded by the coding sequence ATGACAATAAAGAAATACTTAAGTTTGGTAACAGGGGTTGCGGTTGCAGCAATTTCGATTACATCTTGCGTTCAGAAAGACGAGTGGGAAACTCCGCCTATTAAATGTGAAAATAAATTTGCTGCGCCTACGATGACGCTTGCGGCATTTAAAGCTCAGGCTCCTTCTACAGGATATGTCTTAATTTCAAATGACCAGATTTTTGACGGTTATGTAGTTTCTTCAGACGAGAACGGAAACTTCTACAAAACGATTTCTTTCCAGGATAAGCCTGAAAATCCGACGGCCGGTTTACAGATTGAAGTGGACAGATCCAGCAACTACGCAGACTTTCCGGTAGGAGCGCACATCAGAATTAACGCAAAAGGTCTTCGACTAGGATTAGACAGAGGTACCGTAAAGATCGGTTCTGTGGATCCTACTTATTCTATCGGAAGAATTCCGGCATCGCTGTTAAGCAGATATGTTTCCGGAGTTTGTAATGGAAACGGTCTTGAAGTGGCAACTCTTAAGCCTTTGGAATTGCCAAACCTGGCAGCTGCTAAAAACGATCAATATATCAATACTCTCGTAAAAGTTTCGAATGCTCAGTTTGCGATTGGAGATATTTATCCTAATCCTAAAACATTTATCGATTATGTGGCCGGAGCGGGTGTCGATACGGACAGGACTCTGGAGGATGCTTCCGGAAACACCGTTACCTTAAGAAACTCAGGATTCTTTGCCGAAGGATCTTCATTGCTTCCTACAGGAAACGGAGATATTACTTTTGTGGTAAGCCGTTACAATTCAAACTGGCAGATGCTGATTAGAAATACCAAGGATATTAATTTCAAAGGAGCAAGAGTAGATGCAACGCCGCCAAAAGGGGGAACAGCCATTACGTATTCAGGATCTTTCCTTGAAAACTTTGAAAGCTACCCGACAACACCAAGTAACCTTGAAGTATTTCCTAAATATGTAAATGATGCGCTTTTAGGAAACAGATACTGGCAGTTGAAGACTTTCAACAGCAACAAATACATTCAGTTGGGAGCAAACTCAGGAACTGGTCCTTATGTGACGTATTTCGCAGTTCCGGTAGACTTTACCGCTGCAAACACCCTAAAATTCGATGTTAATGTTGGATTCTGGAATGGTAATGCATTAAAAGTATATTACACAACCAATTATACTCCGCTTGGTGATATTACCCAGGCTACGAAGAACGATATTACATCGGCATTCACCAATATCCCGCAGACTCCTGTAAGCGGTTACGGAACGCTGACGCCTGCCGGAATGTACAGCTTCCCGACTTCATTGACAGGTAACGGATTTATTCTATTTGAATACACCGGAAACGGAAGTGGAGTAACCACTACCGTTCAGTTAGATAATATTCAGGTTCAATAA
- a CDS encoding carboxypeptidase regulatory-like domain-containing protein: protein MIKKLSLVSLFTLLPASYYFAQTTVSAYLKDGEGKPVERAEVDLKGNDNDVTADKIGYFQFVDLKPGHYQIVITKPNYETKVMEFDVMDNEKKKDLGVITLYSALTSADQGLAIIDSDGDDEDSNSGQASTVGLLQSSQDIFSRIAAFDLGFYWFRPRGIDGRFGETMLNGVSMIKSDNGNVDFGNWGGLNEITRYPEISANHSPSEYAFGGNSSVVYKNTKASEYRKGFQFTQSLTNRNYRNRTSLRYSSGMSKSGWAFTAMGARRWAQEGIQEGTFYDAYGAYLGIEKKFNDKHSMTFNFIGAPYRRSTASPSTQEVYDYRGVHYNSYWGYQDGEQRSERVRKGFQPIFQIQDFWKINKNSSLWTSVSYQFGKDKGSRLDWQNVQNPSPTYYRNLPSYYDFLDPNASVTPPQGVDGTTAQQAFQAAMNGWTSNDPNFTQLNWDRLYRRNMQQAAGNYYGQTGKRALYYLVNDVSDDKIWNAATHFIHNFSDNTKFLLNVSYQNYRSEQYREVNDLLGADFVLNRDPFAATNQPGKSGLYNQGEENVTKKVGDKMTYDYIFRRQEVKVNPGVRFTTGAFDVFVSALAGYSTSNREGLFNHYLYKDSFGKGADYNYWNYGLKGQIVYRLNGRNFFLYNGAYYNQAPYLEDLFVNPRVNGSVAPNVKSMTVNANDLSYVISSPFLKLRLTGYLVDTDNETTVQRFFADGIPLKSVDADGNQTNVQSAFVSQVMTDVKKRNMGVELGVDVKVMPTLSLQGLASIGQYTYKNDPRTYFASDAVGVFANGLPYIDLGKAYITNYRQGGTPQQAYSVGFRYNNPKYWWVGANWNYFDDNYLDPAALVRTESFVQNDVTGTPYTGLTEADLRRVLQPNRLPSSFFLNANAGKSWVIGKYYVLISGTVNNILNNRKYITGGFEQTRNAVYPTFAEDLSREYTLFAPKYWYTQGRSYFVNLQFRF from the coding sequence ATGATTAAAAAACTATCATTAGTCTCTTTATTTACTTTACTTCCAGCGTCATACTATTTTGCACAGACTACTGTCTCTGCGTATCTGAAGGATGGCGAAGGAAAGCCTGTTGAAAGGGCAGAAGTAGATCTGAAAGGGAATGACAATGATGTAACGGCTGACAAAATCGGATACTTCCAGTTTGTAGACCTGAAGCCGGGGCATTACCAAATTGTGATTACAAAACCCAATTACGAAACCAAAGTAATGGAGTTTGATGTGATGGACAATGAGAAGAAAAAGGATTTAGGGGTTATTACCCTATATTCTGCACTTACAAGCGCGGACCAGGGTTTAGCGATTATTGACAGTGATGGTGATGATGAAGACAGCAACAGCGGACAAGCTTCTACGGTAGGCTTACTACAGTCGTCCCAGGATATTTTCAGCAGAATCGCAGCGTTTGATTTAGGATTTTATTGGTTCCGCCCAAGAGGAATCGATGGAAGATTCGGAGAAACGATGTTAAACGGGGTTTCGATGATCAAGTCTGATAACGGTAATGTCGATTTTGGAAATTGGGGTGGTCTTAATGAGATCACAAGATATCCTGAGATCTCTGCAAACCATTCGCCATCCGAATATGCTTTCGGTGGGAACAGCTCCGTAGTTTATAAGAACACAAAGGCGAGCGAATACAGAAAAGGATTTCAGTTTACCCAGTCTTTAACCAACAGAAACTACAGAAACAGAACCTCTTTGCGATACAGCTCAGGAATGAGTAAGAGCGGATGGGCATTTACGGCAATGGGGGCCAGAAGATGGGCACAAGAAGGTATCCAGGAAGGAACATTCTATGACGCTTACGGAGCGTATCTGGGAATCGAGAAGAAGTTTAATGATAAGCATTCGATGACTTTCAACTTTATCGGTGCACCATACAGAAGATCTACTGCCAGCCCAAGTACACAGGAGGTATACGATTACCGAGGGGTACATTATAATTCCTATTGGGGATACCAGGATGGAGAGCAGAGAAGTGAAAGAGTAAGGAAAGGCTTCCAACCGATCTTTCAAATTCAGGATTTCTGGAAAATTAATAAAAACAGCAGTCTTTGGACTTCCGTTTCCTATCAGTTCGGAAAGGATAAAGGTTCCCGTTTAGACTGGCAGAATGTTCAGAATCCGTCACCAACATATTACAGAAACTTACCAAGCTATTATGATTTCTTAGATCCTAATGCATCAGTAACCCCTCCTCAGGGAGTAGATGGAACAACAGCGCAGCAGGCTTTTCAGGCAGCAATGAACGGATGGACCTCAAACGATCCTAATTTTACCCAGCTTAACTGGGACAGATTATATCGTAGAAATATGCAGCAGGCCGCTGGAAACTATTATGGGCAAACTGGAAAAAGAGCATTGTATTATCTGGTAAATGATGTAAGCGATGATAAGATCTGGAATGCAGCAACCCATTTTATACATAATTTCAGCGACAATACGAAATTCTTATTAAATGTATCTTACCAGAATTACCGTTCTGAACAGTATAGAGAGGTCAATGATCTCCTAGGAGCTGACTTCGTATTGAACAGAGATCCTTTTGCAGCGACCAACCAACCTGGAAAATCCGGTTTATACAATCAGGGTGAAGAAAATGTAACGAAAAAAGTAGGGGATAAAATGACCTACGACTATATTTTCAGAAGACAGGAGGTAAAAGTGAACCCAGGCGTACGATTTACTACAGGGGCTTTTGATGTATTTGTATCTGCCTTGGCGGGCTATTCAACTTCTAACAGAGAAGGATTATTCAATCATTATTTGTATAAAGATTCATTCGGAAAAGGAGCTGACTACAACTATTGGAACTATGGTCTGAAAGGACAGATCGTATACCGATTGAATGGTAGAAACTTCTTTTTATACAATGGAGCATACTATAACCAGGCACCTTATCTCGAAGATTTATTCGTAAATCCTAGAGTAAACGGATCTGTGGCACCGAATGTAAAAAGCATGACGGTAAATGCCAATGACCTTAGCTATGTTATTTCTTCTCCATTCCTGAAATTGAGATTAACAGGATACTTGGTTGATACAGATAATGAAACAACTGTTCAGCGATTCTTTGCAGATGGTATTCCGTTGAAAAGCGTAGATGCGGACGGTAACCAGACTAATGTTCAGAGTGCTTTTGTTTCCCAGGTAATGACAGATGTTAAGAAAAGGAATATGGGCGTTGAGCTAGGGGTAGATGTAAAAGTAATGCCGACATTATCTTTACAGGGTCTGGCAAGTATCGGACAGTATACCTATAAAAATGATCCGAGAACCTATTTCGCTTCAGATGCGGTTGGTGTATTCGCAAATGGCCTTCCGTACATCGACCTTGGTAAAGCGTATATCACCAATTACCGCCAGGGAGGAACTCCTCAGCAGGCTTACTCTGTAGGATTCCGTTACAACAATCCTAAATACTGGTGGGTAGGAGCTAACTGGAACTATTTTGATGACAATTATCTGGATCCTGCCGCATTGGTACGAACAGAATCATTTGTTCAGAACGACGTTACAGGAACCCCGTACACCGGACTAACGGAAGCTGATTTGAGAAGAGTGCTTCAACCGAACAGGCTGCCATCGTCATTCTTCCTGAATGCCAATGCAGGAAAATCATGGGTGATCGGCAAGTATTATGTTCTGATTTCCGGAACGGTAAATAATATTTTAAATAACAGAAAATATATTACAGGAGGTTTCGAACAGACCAGAAATGCGGTATATCCTACCTTCGCAGAAGATTTGAGCAGAGAGTATACTTTGTTTGCACCTAAATATTGGTACACACAGGGAAGATCATATTTCGTAAATTTACAGTTTAGATTCTAA
- a CDS encoding endonuclease/exonuclease/phosphatase family protein, translating to MKKFLSFFAIIFAVMAFSQQQGKLRKVATVGFLNVENLWDTIRSADYIDGTKDIRNPAFHRSIPVDSVKFLEAEKYDGPWSDGALIGKKAVRYQSGADEFTPKSAKNYNTRVYKAKLANEAKVISELGAQYTKTAPAVVGLIEVENRQVIQDLINEPALKKYDYGIIHYNSYDYRGIDVALIYQKRRFTPTNSLKKELKVFGDDGRREYTRDILVVTGFLDNEKVAFFMNHWPSRRGGEAASLPKRNAAAALLKQQMDSVRAADPSTKLFAMGDFNDDPVSSSLKNYLKAQPSPKDLSDANPYLNLMYPLYKKGVASLAYQDAPNLFDQIIVSKNLISDQVTKDYSVYKAEIFAPPYLVNKEGNYKGYPFRSWNGDQFTGGYSDHFPAFVVLQKEP from the coding sequence ATGAAGAAATTTTTGAGTTTTTTTGCCATCATTTTTGCGGTTATGGCATTTTCACAACAACAGGGAAAACTGAGGAAGGTAGCAACTGTAGGGTTTTTAAATGTTGAAAACCTTTGGGACACGATTCGTTCAGCAGATTATATAGATGGGACCAAAGATATCAGAAATCCTGCTTTCCACAGAAGCATACCGGTGGATTCGGTAAAATTTCTGGAGGCTGAGAAATACGACGGCCCGTGGAGCGACGGTGCCCTGATCGGCAAAAAAGCGGTGCGCTACCAAAGTGGTGCTGATGAATTTACTCCGAAAAGCGCGAAAAACTACAATACAAGAGTTTATAAAGCAAAACTAGCCAACGAAGCCAAAGTAATTTCCGAACTGGGAGCTCAGTATACGAAAACAGCTCCGGCAGTGGTTGGTCTTATCGAAGTGGAAAACAGACAGGTGATCCAGGACCTCATCAATGAACCGGCCTTAAAAAAATACGATTACGGAATCATTCATTACAATTCTTACGACTACAGAGGAATTGATGTCGCTTTGATTTACCAGAAAAGAAGATTTACTCCTACCAACTCCCTGAAAAAAGAACTGAAAGTTTTCGGTGACGACGGCAGAAGAGAATACACTCGGGATATTTTGGTGGTAACCGGATTTCTGGATAATGAGAAAGTCGCTTTCTTTATGAATCACTGGCCATCCAGAAGAGGAGGTGAAGCAGCTTCTCTGCCCAAAAGAAATGCAGCTGCAGCTTTATTGAAACAGCAGATGGACAGCGTAAGAGCAGCAGATCCTTCAACAAAATTGTTTGCGATGGGTGACTTCAATGATGACCCGGTAAGTTCCAGTTTAAAAAACTACCTTAAGGCACAACCGAGCCCGAAAGACCTTAGCGACGCCAATCCTTACTTAAACCTGATGTATCCTTTATATAAGAAAGGAGTTGCTTCACTGGCTTATCAGGATGCACCGAACTTGTTTGACCAGATTATCGTTTCCAAAAACTTAATCTCGGATCAGGTAACGAAAGATTACTCCGTATACAAAGCTGAAATTTTTGCACCCCCTTATCTGGTGAACAAAGAAGGAAATTATAAAGGGTATCCTTTCAGATCCTGGAATGGGGATCAGTTTACAGGAGGATACAGCGACCACTTTCCTGCGTTTGTTGTTCTTCAGAAAGAACCATAA
- a CDS encoding DUF6146 family protein, with translation MKNIIALLIISLCTFSCSAQTPSASDKEKNEMKPSKNEDGEWDLTVIDTQFDYFMNAIAKPISQYTESYLKNRNTQLVAEWNSYYFSGRYRNVIESSIDYDPKEKYGLKFEYKLYQVFAYVNWRYGLRMNGLSGSDTTRF, from the coding sequence ATGAAAAATATAATCGCCCTTTTGATAATTTCTTTATGTACTTTCAGCTGTTCCGCACAGACGCCTTCTGCAAGCGATAAAGAAAAGAACGAAATGAAACCTTCCAAAAATGAAGACGGAGAATGGGATCTTACGGTAATTGACACCCAGTTCGATTATTTTATGAACGCCATAGCCAAACCGATCAGCCAGTATACAGAATCTTATTTGAAGAACAGAAATACCCAGCTCGTAGCAGAATGGAATTCCTATTATTTTTCCGGACGGTACCGGAATGTGATCGAATCATCCATTGATTATGACCCTAAAGAAAAATACGGGTTAAAATTTGAATACAAGTTGTATCAGGTTTTCGCGTATGTTAACTGGCGTTATGGATTGAGGATGAACGGGCTTTCCGGAAGTGATACGACAAGGTTTTAA
- a CDS encoding superoxide dismutase: MSFELPQLGYAYDALEPTIDAKTMEIHHTKHHQAYVDNLNNAIKGTDLEGKTIEEICQTGTDKPAVRNNGGGHFNHTLFWEILTPGGSKEPVGNVKEAIETYGGFEKFKTDFSDAAKTRFGSGWAWLVKNSDGSVSVTSTPNQDNPLMPVADVKGTPVLGLDVWEHAYYLNYQNRRPDYVTAFFEVVNWDKAEELFNK; this comes from the coding sequence ATGTCATTCGAACTACCACAACTAGGATATGCTTATGATGCATTAGAACCGACTATCGACGCAAAAACGATGGAGATCCACCATACGAAACATCACCAGGCATATGTTGACAATTTAAATAACGCCATCAAAGGAACAGACCTTGAAGGAAAAACAATAGAAGAAATCTGCCAGACCGGAACAGATAAGCCAGCAGTAAGAAACAACGGAGGAGGACACTTCAACCATACTTTGTTCTGGGAGATCCTGACGCCGGGCGGAAGCAAAGAGCCGGTAGGAAACGTAAAAGAAGCCATCGAAACTTACGGAGGATTTGAAAAATTCAAGACAGATTTTTCTGATGCTGCTAAAACAAGATTCGGTTCCGGATGGGCTTGGCTGGTTAAAAATTCAGACGGTTCTGTTTCAGTAACTTCGACGCCAAACCAAGACAATCCACTAATGCCGGTAGCTGATGTAAAAGGAACACCGGTTCTAGGACTTGACGTTTGGGAGCATGCTTACTATTTAAATTACCAAAACAGAAGACCTGACTACGTTACAGCATTCTTCGAAGTGGTAAACTGGGATAAAGCAGAGGAATTATTCAACAAATAA
- the rho gene encoding transcription termination factor Rho → MFNIETLRSKSVTELTKILKDLGVKVARNSTENDKIFAILDFQASNPKVAKEYFNTTETSVNTEEKPADKPAKAPARKAAPKKTVTKAKAEAKPATETAAPKAEENTEAETALKETPVQEQKTEEPKAEQTAETEETNAAPQAKKKRKRVSTANTTGTETQEPTEAPKNTESQESAPAEEKPNTPQHQARPQKGQNNHPHNNGNQHRNQNQNQNPNQNQNQHQNKQQQQQHSERAEEQHEQKKEFSFDGMVSIEGVLEILPDNYGFLRSSDFSYISSPDDVYVSTAQIRNFGLKTGDTVRGIVRLPKEGEKYFSLLKPTEVNGRDLAFIKDRVAFEYLTPLFPEEKFNLAGNNSTISTRIVDLVAPIGKGQRAMIVAQPKTGKTMLLKDIANSIAANHPEVYMMVLLIDERPEEVTDMERSVNAEVIASTFDEAAEKHVKVANLVLAKAQRMVECGHDVVILLDSITRLARAYNTVTPASGKVLSGGVDANALHKPKRFFGAARKIEGGGSLTIIATALIDTGSKMDEVIFEEFKGTGNMELQLDRKIANRRIYPAIDLVASSTRRDDLLLDEVTSQRMWILRKYLSEMNPVEAMEFVSKNIRGTLNNEEFLMSMNK, encoded by the coding sequence ATGTTTAACATTGAAACGTTAAGGTCAAAATCCGTAACGGAACTGACTAAAATCCTAAAGGATTTGGGCGTTAAAGTGGCAAGAAACAGCACTGAAAATGACAAAATCTTTGCAATTCTTGACTTTCAGGCTTCAAATCCCAAAGTGGCAAAAGAATATTTCAACACCACGGAAACCAGTGTAAATACTGAGGAAAAACCGGCAGATAAACCTGCGAAGGCGCCTGCCCGAAAAGCGGCTCCGAAAAAGACTGTAACGAAAGCAAAAGCGGAAGCCAAGCCTGCAACAGAAACAGCAGCGCCAAAAGCGGAAGAAAATACAGAAGCAGAAACCGCTTTAAAAGAAACTCCTGTTCAGGAACAGAAAACAGAAGAGCCAAAAGCAGAGCAGACGGCAGAAACAGAAGAAACAAACGCTGCCCCGCAGGCAAAGAAAAAGAGAAAGAGAGTTTCAACGGCCAATACCACAGGCACTGAAACCCAGGAACCAACAGAAGCTCCTAAAAACACAGAATCTCAGGAATCTGCTCCCGCAGAAGAAAAGCCGAATACCCCTCAACATCAGGCAAGACCTCAGAAAGGACAAAACAACCATCCGCATAACAACGGAAACCAGCATAGAAATCAAAATCAGAACCAGAACCCGAATCAAAACCAAAACCAGCATCAGAATAAGCAGCAACAGCAGCAACATTCTGAACGGGCGGAGGAACAGCATGAACAGAAAAAAGAGTTCAGTTTCGACGGAATGGTGAGCATTGAAGGTGTTCTGGAGATTTTACCGGATAACTACGGCTTCTTACGTTCGTCGGATTTCAGTTACATTTCCTCTCCGGATGATGTGTATGTTTCTACGGCACAAATCAGAAACTTCGGATTGAAAACCGGAGATACCGTACGGGGAATTGTAAGGCTTCCGAAAGAAGGGGAAAAATATTTTTCGCTGCTGAAACCTACGGAAGTTAACGGAAGAGACCTTGCTTTTATTAAGGACCGTGTTGCTTTTGAATACCTGACGCCGCTTTTCCCGGAAGAAAAATTCAACCTGGCCGGAAACAATTCTACCATTTCTACAAGAATTGTTGACCTGGTAGCACCGATCGGTAAAGGACAGAGAGCGATGATTGTCGCCCAGCCGAAAACCGGTAAAACCATGTTGCTGAAAGATATTGCCAACTCTATCGCGGCAAACCATCCTGAAGTATATATGATGGTGCTTCTGATCGACGAACGTCCTGAAGAGGTTACCGATATGGAAAGAAGCGTAAATGCGGAAGTAATTGCCTCTACCTTTGATGAAGCAGCTGAAAAGCATGTGAAAGTAGCGAATCTTGTATTAGCAAAAGCCCAGAGAATGGTGGAATGCGGACATGACGTAGTTATTTTGTTAGACTCGATTACAAGGCTGGCAAGAGCATACAATACCGTTACTCCTGCTTCAGGAAAAGTATTGTCCGGTGGGGTAGATGCCAATGCGCTTCACAAGCCGAAAAGATTCTTCGGAGCAGCAAGAAAGATTGAAGGCGGCGGTTCTTTGACGATTATTGCAACCGCTTTAATTGATACCGGTTCCAAAATGGATGAAGTGATCTTTGAAGAGTTTAAAGGAACAGGAAACATGGAGCTTCAGCTGGATCGGAAAATTGCCAACAGAAGAATTTATCCTGCTATTGATCTGGTAGCTTCCAGCACACGTAGAGACGATCTTCTTCTTGATGAGGTGACTTCCCAGAGAATGTGGATTCTGAGAAAATATCTTTCTGAAATGAATCCGGTGGAAGCCATGGAATTCGTAAGCAAAAACATCAGAGGAACCCTGAATAATGAGGAATTCCTGATGTCTATGAATAAATAA
- a CDS encoding DUF4293 family protein, whose product MLQRIQTIWTFLAVLAAVFLFVTAQDVIISDSIPVINIGCFVLVLIGLLSVFSFKNRKRQILLNTVSIIINALLIGILAYWLLNLSGGISFPEKGIEPIFSLIAVICLFIANIYIKKDERLVKSVDRLR is encoded by the coding sequence ATGCTACAAAGAATACAGACTATTTGGACGTTTTTAGCAGTTTTGGCTGCTGTGTTCCTGTTCGTTACAGCGCAGGATGTGATCATTTCCGATAGTATTCCCGTCATCAATATCGGATGCTTCGTCCTTGTTTTGATCGGGCTGCTGAGTGTTTTCAGCTTTAAAAACAGAAAAAGACAGATTTTGCTGAATACCGTCAGCATCATTATAAACGCTTTGTTGATTGGAATATTGGCGTACTGGCTGCTAAACTTATCCGGAGGAATCAGTTTTCCTGAGAAGGGTATTGAGCCGATTTTTTCATTGATTGCGGTGATCTGTTTGTTTATAGCAAACATTTACATTAAGAAAGATGAAAGGCTCGTAAAATCAGTAGACAGACTTCGATAA